In Drosophila pseudoobscura strain MV-25-SWS-2005 chromosome 4, UCI_Dpse_MV25, whole genome shotgun sequence, the following proteins share a genomic window:
- the Idgf1 gene encoding chitinase-like protein Idgf1 translates to MRLLALCLVGLLGLTDLTRAASNLICYYDSASFLRQGLARLAPNDLELALQFCTHLVYGYAGLKPGTNELFSLNVDLDMFHYKDITGLHARFPQLKILLSVGGDHDVDEAHPNKYVELLEANRTSQQNFIDSSMILLKRNGFDGLDLAFQLPRNKPRKVHGSIGGYWKQFKKLFTGDFVVDPQAEQHRAQFTDLVGNLRQAFSNANLMLTLTVLPNVNSTWYFDVPKLHPQLDYINLAAFDFLTPLRNPEEADYTAPLHLPDEQNRLPHLNVEFQVNYWLHNHCPAHKLNLGIASYGRAWQLTKNSGLSGLPVVPETYGPAPGGLQIASAEGLLSWPEICSKLVQNSSAVYRGAAAPLRKVTDLSQKYGNYAMRPADENGDHGLWLSYDDPDFAGIKAAYAKSRGLGGMAVFDLGCDDFRGLCTGQKYPIVRSIKYFMG, encoded by the exons ATGAGACTACTTGCGCTCTGTTTAGTGGGGCTTCTCGGCCTCACAGATCTGACCCGGGCCGCCAGCAATCTGATCTGCTACTATGACTCGGCCTCGTTTCTGCGCCAGGGCCTGGCCAGGCTGGCGCCCAACGACCTGGAGCTGGCCCTGCAGTTCTGCACGCATCTGGTCTATGGCTATGCTGGCCTCAAGCCCGGCACCAACGAGCTCTTCAGCCTCAACGTGGACCTGGACATGTTCCACTACAAGGACATAACGGGCCTGCACGCGAGGTTCCCCCAGCTGAAGATCCTGCTGAGTGTGGGCGGGGACCACGACGTGGACGAGGCTCATCCCAACAAGTACGTGGAGCTGCTGGAGGCGAATCGCACCAGCCAGCAGAACTTCATAGACAGCAGCATGATCCTGCTGAAGCGGAATGGCTTCGACGGCCTCGATCTGGCCTTCCAGCTGCCGCGGAATAAGCCCCGGAAGGTGCACGGCTCCATTGGCGGCTATTGGAAGCAGTTCAAGAAGCTCTTCACCGGCGACTTCGTCGTGGACCCCCAGGCCGAGCAGCACAGGGCCCAGTTCACGGATCTGGTGGGCAACCTGCGCCAGGCCTTCAGCAATGCCAACCTCATGCTGACCCTCACGGTTCTACCGAACGTGAACTCCACTT GGTACTTCGATGTCCCCAAGCTGCATCCCCAGCTGGACTACATCAACCTGGCGGCCTTCGACTTCCTCACGCCGCTGCGCAATCCCGAGGAGGCCGACTACACGGCCCCCCTCCATCTGCCGGACGAACAGAACCGCCTGCCCCACCTGAACGTCGAGTTTCAGGTCAACTACTGGCTGCACAACCACTGTCCTGCCCACAAACTGAACCTGGGCATCGCCAGCTACGGCCGTGCCTGGCAGCTGACCAAGAACTCCGGCCTGAGTGGCCTGCCCGTGGTGCCGGAGACGTACGGACCAGCGCCCGGTGGCCTGCAGATCGCCAGTGCCGAGGGCCTGCTCAGTTGGCCGGAGATCTGCTCGAAGCTGGTCCAAAACTCCTCGGCCGTGTACAGGGGGGCCGCGGCGCCCCTGCGCAAGGTCACGGATTTGAGCCAGAAGTACGGCAACTACGCTATGCGTCCGGCCGACGAGAACGGCGATCACGGGCTGTGGCTGAGCTACGACGATCCCGACTTTGCGGGCATCAAGGCGGCCTACGCCAAGAGCCGGGGACTCGGCGGCATGGCCGTCTTCGATCTGGGCTGCGACGACTTCCGGGGCCTCTGCACGGGCCAGAAGTATCCCATAGTACGTTCTATTAAGTATTTCATGGGCTGA